Proteins co-encoded in one Malus domestica chromosome 09, GDT2T_hap1 genomic window:
- the LOC139188109 gene encoding anthocyanin 5-aromatic acyltransferase-like, whose amino-acid sequence MRTKLGEKNQQDVHVSTFTVACAYTWVCIVKAEGTKVVETKGLFGEDGLVVAANAICEAIRKLEKGVLDGAENWVSRVVTVTSGRMLSIACSHRFRVYDTDFGWGRPKKFEIVSIARNRAISFSDPKSDAGVVDVGLVLEKHHMEVFAFLFNKGLNKTNLLSTCISND is encoded by the exons ATGAGGACTAAACTTGGAGAGAAGAACCAACAAGATGTTCACGTGTCAACTTTCACTGTAGCATGTGCCTATACATGGGTTTGCATTGTCAAGGCGGAGGGAACAAAAG TTGTAGAAACAAAAGGGCTTTTTGGAGAAGATGGGCTAGTTGTGGCGGCAAATGCAATCTGTGAAGCTATAAGAAAGTTGGAGAAGGGGGTTTTGGATGGAGCGGAAAATTGGGTTTCGAGAGTGGTTACTGTGACTTCTGGGAGAATGCTAAGCATTGCCTGTTCACATCGGTTTAGGGTTTATGATACTGACTTTGGATGGGGAAGACCAAAGAAGTTTGAGATCGTTTCCATTGCTAGAAACAGAGCTATCTCCTTTTCAGACCCCAAGAGTgatgctggggttgttgatgttggattggttttggaaaaacatcatatggaggtttttgcttttttgtttaATAAAGGTCTTAATAAGACAAATTTGTTAAGTACTTGCATCTCAAATGATTAA
- the LOC103411220 gene encoding phenolic glucoside malonyltransferase 1-like yields MAYTNSVKVVEACRVAPHPTSPDSTALPTSLPLTFFDIRWLRFQPVQRLYFYQISTSFDTKLLFSKLKTSLSITLQHFLPLAGNLTWPQESPKPTLNYVEGDAVSLTVAETDADFYRLSSDNDFLEAQEYHPLVPQLPVSHEKAAIMALQVTIFPNKGFSIGTTMHHAVLDGKSSTTFVKSWAHICKHIGEGEGQVHLSSSVSLPDELRQFYDRRVVTDPAELGTLFVNQYLNLGGPNNRSLKIWETKVPPGSIRGTFKFTRKDIESLRQLMRTKAGEKKQEDVHVSTFTLACAYTWVCIVKAEEIKGETTRMVFMADCRPRLDPPLPTNYFGNCTAGCVPVVETKGLFGEDGLVVAVYAIREAIRKLEKGVLDGAENWVSRVVTVTSGRMISIAGSHRFRVYDTDFGWGRPKKVEIVSIDRNRAISFSDPKSDAGVVDVGLVLEKHHMEVFASLFYKDLKRNIC; encoded by the coding sequence ATGGCATACACAAACTCAGTGAAAGTAGTTGAAGCTTGCAGGGTGGCTCCTCATCCAACCTCGCCAGATTCAACCGCCTTGCCGACCTCCCTTCCTCTTACCTTCTTTGACATACGTTGGCTAAGGTTCCAACCGGTCCAGCGCCTTTATTTCTACCAAATTTCTACTTCCTTTGATACCAAACTTCTCTTCTCCAAACTCAAAACCTCACTCTCTATAACCCTGCAACACTTTCTACCTCTAGCAGGAAACCTCACTTGGCCGCAAGAATCCCCCAAACCCACCCTCAATTATGTTGAAGGCGATGCAGTTTCACTCACAGTAGCGGAGACTGATGCTGATTTCTACCGTCTTTCAAGCGACAATGACTTTCTTGAAGCCCAAGAATACCATCCTCTTGTTCCCCAACTGCCAGTTTCTCATGAAAAAGCCGCGATCATGGCATTGCAAGTCACCATCTTTCCAAATAAGGGCTTTTCCATTGGAACAACCATGCACCATGCAGTCCTCGACGGCAAGTCTTCAACCACGTTTGTAAAATCATGGGCTCACATATGCAAACATATCGGAGAAGGAGAGGGACAAGTACATCTGTCCTCATCTGTTTCGCTACCGGATGAGCTGAGACAGTTTTATGACAGAAGGGTTGTTACTGACCCAGCTGAGCTCGGAACTCTCTTTGTGAACCAGTATCTAAACTTGGGTGGTCCCAACAACAGAAGCTTAAAGATTTGGGAAACTAAAGTGCCGCCAGGCTCGATCCGAGGCACCTTCAAATTCACACGAAAAGATATCGAATCGCTGAGGCAACTGATGAGGACCAAAGCTGGAGAGAAGAAACAAGAAGATGTTCATGTGTCAACTTTCACTCTAGCATGTGCCTATACATGGGTTTGCATTGTCAAGGCGGAGGAAATAAAAGGTGAGACAACACGTATGGTCTTTATGGCCGACTGCAGGCCTCGCCTAGACCCTCCTCTACCCACAAATTACTTCGGGAACTGCACAGCGGGATGTGTACCAGTTGTAGAAACAAAAGGGCTTTTTGGAGAAGACGGGCTGGTTGTGGCGGTATATGCAATCCGTGAAGCTATAAGAAAGTTGGAGAAGGGGGTTTTGGATGGAGCGGAAAATTGGGTTTCGAGAGTGGTTACTGTGACTTCTGGGAGAATGATAAGCATTGCCGGTTCACATCGGTTTAGGGTTTATGATACTGACTTTGGATGGGGAAGACCAAAGAAGGTTGAGATTGTTTCCATTGATAGAAACAGAGCTATCTCATTTTCAGACCCCAAGAGTGATGCTGGGGTTGTTGACGTTGGATTGGTTTTGGAAAAACATCATATGGAGGTTTTTGCTTCTCTGTTTTATAAAGATCTTAAAAGAAATATTTGTTAA